The sequence below is a genomic window from Chloroflexota bacterium.
AAGAAAGTGGCCTTGGTGGCCTGCATGCGGAAGTTGCTGACAATTCTCAATGCCATGATGCGTACGATGACCGTTTGGCAACCGGAAATTATCCTTAGACGTGTTTCTGTGGAGGCATAATGAAGACAGTTGCTGCCCCCAAAAAGGGGTCCAGTTATAATGCTTCCTTTATTACATTGACAGCCAATAAGCAGGG
It includes:
- a CDS encoding IS110 family transposase — its product is KKVALVACMRKLLTILNAMMRTMTVWQPEIILRRVSVEA